The Sylvia atricapilla isolate bSylAtr1 chromosome 10, bSylAtr1.pri, whole genome shotgun sequence genome contains a region encoding:
- the EIF2A gene encoding eukaryotic translation initiation factor 2A isoform X1, which produces MAPPTPLLAVRGSEGLYMVNGPPSFTESTAFQRDSGKNCKAVAFSKDGSLFAWCNGEKVNVVNITRAELLHSFDLPKTVCLEFSPKNNVLATWQVYATAKDGTAGVPNLQLHDLRTGKCLKSFIQKKMQNWCPCWADDESICARNVNNEVHFFENNNFNTIANKLHLQKVSDFVLSPGAQPTKVAVYVPGTKGAPSFVRLYQYPNFGGPQSALANKSFFKADKVTMLWNKKATAVLVVASTEVDKSGASYYGEQTLHYVGTGGESAVVQLPKNGPIYDVAWSPNSVEFCAVYGFMPAKATVFNLKCDPVFDFGTGPRNAAYYSPQGHILVLAGFGNLRGQMEVWDVKNYKLISKPVASDSTSFSWCPDGEHIVTATCAPRLRVGNGYKVWHYTGSVLHSREVPGDQEMWQVLWQPFPDGVFPERAVRYQAVPGEVPGAEPRPAQAYRPPALRNKPATSSKLHEDEPPQNMKPQQGGSDKPLSKTALKNQRKHEAKKAAKQEAKADAHQGPAQVKTPQNALQNTVPAITTGDPEVDKKIKNLKKKLKAIEQLKEQAAAGKQLEKNQVEKIQKEAALLKELEDLELGV; this is translated from the exons TGAGAGGGTCCGAAGGGCTGTACATGGTGAATGGGCCCCCCAGCTTCACTGAGAGCACGGCATTCCAAAG GGATTCTGGAAAAAATTGCAAAGCTGTTGCTTTTAGCAAGGATGGCTCCCTCTTTGCCTGGTGCAATGGAGAAAA AGTCAATGTTGTTAATATCACCAGAGCTGAGTTACTGCATTCCTTTGATCTCCCAAAGACAGTTTGCCTTGAATTCTCGCCAAAGAATAATGTTCTGGCAACGTGGCAGGTCTATGCAA CTGCTAAGGATGGCACAGCAGGGGTGCCCAACCTGCAGCTCCATGATCTGAGAACTGGAAAATGCTTGAAGTcttttatacagaaaaagatGCAGAACTG GTGTCCTTGCTGGGCAGATGATGAAAGCATTTGTGCCAGGAATGTGAACAATGAAGTGCACTTCTTTGAAAACAACAACTTCA ATACCATTGCAAATAAGCTGCATTTGCAGAAGGTCAGTGATTTCGTGttgtccccaggagcacagccaaCCAAG GTCGCTGTTTATGTGCCAGGCACCAAAGGTGCTCCATCCTTTGTCAGGCTCTACCAGTATCCCAACTTCGGGGGCCCACAGTCAGCACTGGCCAACAAAAGCTTCTTCAAAGCTGACAAGGTGACCATGCTATGGAACAAAAAAG CCACGGCCGTGCTGGTGGTTGCCAGCACCGAGGTGGACAAGAGCGGGGCCTCGTACTACGGCGAGCAGACGCTGCACTACGTGGGCACGGGCGGGGAGAGCGCCGTGGTGCAGCTGC cAAAAAACGGCCCCATTTACGATGTTGCCTGGAGCCCCAATTCCGTGGAGTTCTGCGCTGTGTACGGTTTCATGCCTGCCAAAGCCACGGTTTTTAACCTGAAATGTGACCCCGTGTTTGATTTTGGCACGGGGCCTCGCAACGCCGCCTACTACAGCCCCCAGGGACACATCCTGGTGCTGGCGGGGTTCGGGAACCTGCGGGGACAGATGGAAGTGTGGGACGTTAAAAACTACAAGCTGATTTCCAAGCCGGTGGCCTCGGACTCGACGTCCTTCTCCTGGTGTCCCGACGGGGAGCACATCGTGACGGCCACGTGCGCGCCGCGCCTGCGCGTGGGCAACGGCTACAAGGTGTGGCACTACACGGGCTCCGTGCTGCACTCCCGCGAGGTGCCCGGCGACCAGGAGATGTGGCAGGTGCTGTGGCAGCCCTTCCCTGACGGCGTGTTCCCCGAGAGGGCCGTCAGGTACCAGGCGGTGCCCGGGGAGGTGCCCGGCGCCGAGCCCCGGCCGGCGCAGGCGTACCGCCCTCCTGCCCTGAGGAACAAACCTGCCACCAGCTCCAAACTG CATGAGGATGAGCCACCCCAGAACATGAAACCCCAGCAGGGAGGCAGTGATAAACCACTGTCTAAAACAGCTCTCAAAAATCAGAGGAAACATGAAGCAAAGAAAGCTGCTAAACAG gagGCCAAAGCTGATGCGCACCAAGGCCCTGCCCAGGTCAAAACCCCACAGAATGCCCTGCAGAACACTGTGCCTGCCATCACCACGGGAGATCCTGAGGTGGACAAGAAGataaagaatttgaaaaag aaactaAAGGCAATTGAGCAGCTGAAagaacaggcagctgctggcaaacAGCTGGAGAAGAATCAG GTGGAGAAGATTCAGAAAGAAGCTGCTCTCCTTAAGGAACTGGAAGACCTAGAACTGGGTGTTTAA
- the EIF2A gene encoding eukaryotic translation initiation factor 2A isoform X2 has translation MAPPTPLLAVRGSEGLYMVNGPPSFTESTAFQRDSGKNCKAVAFSKDGSLFAWCNGEKCPCWADDESICARNVNNEVHFFENNNFNTIANKLHLQKVSDFVLSPGAQPTKVAVYVPGTKGAPSFVRLYQYPNFGGPQSALANKSFFKADKVTMLWNKKATAVLVVASTEVDKSGASYYGEQTLHYVGTGGESAVVQLPKNGPIYDVAWSPNSVEFCAVYGFMPAKATVFNLKCDPVFDFGTGPRNAAYYSPQGHILVLAGFGNLRGQMEVWDVKNYKLISKPVASDSTSFSWCPDGEHIVTATCAPRLRVGNGYKVWHYTGSVLHSREVPGDQEMWQVLWQPFPDGVFPERAVRYQAVPGEVPGAEPRPAQAYRPPALRNKPATSSKLHEDEPPQNMKPQQGGSDKPLSKTALKNQRKHEAKKAAKQEAKADAHQGPAQVKTPQNALQNTVPAITTGDPEVDKKIKNLKKKLKAIEQLKEQAAAGKQLEKNQVEKIQKEAALLKELEDLELGV, from the exons TGAGAGGGTCCGAAGGGCTGTACATGGTGAATGGGCCCCCCAGCTTCACTGAGAGCACGGCATTCCAAAG GGATTCTGGAAAAAATTGCAAAGCTGTTGCTTTTAGCAAGGATGGCTCCCTCTTTGCCTGGTGCAATGGAGAAAA GTGTCCTTGCTGGGCAGATGATGAAAGCATTTGTGCCAGGAATGTGAACAATGAAGTGCACTTCTTTGAAAACAACAACTTCA ATACCATTGCAAATAAGCTGCATTTGCAGAAGGTCAGTGATTTCGTGttgtccccaggagcacagccaaCCAAG GTCGCTGTTTATGTGCCAGGCACCAAAGGTGCTCCATCCTTTGTCAGGCTCTACCAGTATCCCAACTTCGGGGGCCCACAGTCAGCACTGGCCAACAAAAGCTTCTTCAAAGCTGACAAGGTGACCATGCTATGGAACAAAAAAG CCACGGCCGTGCTGGTGGTTGCCAGCACCGAGGTGGACAAGAGCGGGGCCTCGTACTACGGCGAGCAGACGCTGCACTACGTGGGCACGGGCGGGGAGAGCGCCGTGGTGCAGCTGC cAAAAAACGGCCCCATTTACGATGTTGCCTGGAGCCCCAATTCCGTGGAGTTCTGCGCTGTGTACGGTTTCATGCCTGCCAAAGCCACGGTTTTTAACCTGAAATGTGACCCCGTGTTTGATTTTGGCACGGGGCCTCGCAACGCCGCCTACTACAGCCCCCAGGGACACATCCTGGTGCTGGCGGGGTTCGGGAACCTGCGGGGACAGATGGAAGTGTGGGACGTTAAAAACTACAAGCTGATTTCCAAGCCGGTGGCCTCGGACTCGACGTCCTTCTCCTGGTGTCCCGACGGGGAGCACATCGTGACGGCCACGTGCGCGCCGCGCCTGCGCGTGGGCAACGGCTACAAGGTGTGGCACTACACGGGCTCCGTGCTGCACTCCCGCGAGGTGCCCGGCGACCAGGAGATGTGGCAGGTGCTGTGGCAGCCCTTCCCTGACGGCGTGTTCCCCGAGAGGGCCGTCAGGTACCAGGCGGTGCCCGGGGAGGTGCCCGGCGCCGAGCCCCGGCCGGCGCAGGCGTACCGCCCTCCTGCCCTGAGGAACAAACCTGCCACCAGCTCCAAACTG CATGAGGATGAGCCACCCCAGAACATGAAACCCCAGCAGGGAGGCAGTGATAAACCACTGTCTAAAACAGCTCTCAAAAATCAGAGGAAACATGAAGCAAAGAAAGCTGCTAAACAG gagGCCAAAGCTGATGCGCACCAAGGCCCTGCCCAGGTCAAAACCCCACAGAATGCCCTGCAGAACACTGTGCCTGCCATCACCACGGGAGATCCTGAGGTGGACAAGAAGataaagaatttgaaaaag aaactaAAGGCAATTGAGCAGCTGAAagaacaggcagctgctggcaaacAGCTGGAGAAGAATCAG GTGGAGAAGATTCAGAAAGAAGCTGCTCTCCTTAAGGAACTGGAAGACCTAGAACTGGGTGTTTAA
- the SELENOT gene encoding thioredoxin reductase-like selenoprotein T produces the protein MRAAGLRRLLLLLLLAGLAAAPGGGGAAAAEQGGLPAKKLRMAYATGPLLKFQICVSUGYRRVFEEYMRVISQRYPDIRIEGENYLPQPIYRHIASFLSVFKLVLIGLIIVGKDPFAFFGMQAPSIWQWGQENKVYACMMVFFLSNMIENQCMSTGAFEITLNDVPVWSKLESGHLPSMQQLVQILDSEMKLNVHMESMPRHRS, from the exons ATGCGagcggcggggctgcggcggctgctgctgctgttgctgctggcggggctggcggcggcaccgggcggcggcggcgccgcggcGGCGGAGCAGGGCGGGCTGCCGGCGAAGAAGCTGCGCATGGCCTACGCCACCGGGCCGCTGCTCAAGTTCCAGATCTG TGTCTCCTGAGGCTACAGGCGGGTGTTTGAGGAGTACATGCGGGTCATCAGCCAGCGGTACCCAGACATCCGGATCGAAGGGGAGAACTACCTTCCTCAACCTATCTATAG GCACATAGCATCCTTCCTGTCTGTCTTCAAACTAGTATTAATTGGCTTAATCATCGTTGGCAAGGACCCCTTTGCTTTCTTTGGCATGCAAGCTCCAAGCATCTGGCAGTGGGGCCAGGAAAACAAG GTGTACGCCTGCATGATGGTCTTCTTCCTGAGCAACATGATTGAGAACCAGTGTATGTCCACTGGGGCTTTTGAAATCACTTTGAATG ATGTCCCTGTGTGGTCCAAGCTGGAGTCTGGCCACCTCCCTTCCATGCAGCAGCTGGTACAGATCCTCGACAGCGAGATGAAGCTCAATGTGCACATGGAGTCGATGCCCCGCCACCGATCATAG